One Spirochaetota bacterium genomic window carries:
- the mraZ gene encoding division/cell wall cluster transcriptional repressor MraZ — translation MFMGEFRPSIDEKGRIAIPVRLRKAFGEERIVNTLILTHGFDKCIMAFRQDDWREFVETRLVPLSQADPKNRMRLRFLMGGAADCELDRQGRIIIPQHLKEYAEIGSEVIILGLYNRVEIWASDLYARYRPDGESLNSFAGELGF, via the coding sequence ATGTTCATGGGTGAATTTCGCCCATCTATCGATGAAAAGGGGCGAATCGCGATCCCCGTGAGGCTGCGCAAGGCCTTCGGGGAGGAGCGCATCGTCAATACCCTCATCCTCACCCACGGCTTCGATAAGTGCATCATGGCCTTCCGGCAGGACGACTGGCGCGAGTTCGTCGAGACCAGGCTCGTGCCCCTCTCGCAGGCGGACCCCAAGAACCGGATGCGCCTGCGCTTCCTCATGGGCGGCGCCGCCGACTGCGAGCTCGACCGGCAGGGAAGGATCATCATCCCCCAGCACCTGAAGGAATACGCGGAAATCGGGAGCGAGGTGATCATCCTGGGGCTTTACAACAGGGTAGAGATATGGGCGAGCGACTTGTACGCCCGCTACAGGCCGGACGGCGAGTCCCTGAACTCGTTCGCCGGGGAGCTGGGGTTTTAA
- a CDS encoding DUF2961 domain-containing protein has translation MLAGTLAILWAIAPDETGGALAQGAPVFGREGGLGSLPYARDFVRKRFSSYDRSGGNSDSWRFAPGGTRTIAETQAPGCIRHIWCTIGPAGRDGRPEEHYLRKILVRMYWDGAASPAVEAPIGDFFGMGHGISHNFTSAPLQMSPENGTGFNCWFPMPFARGAKIEVTNECDEGIKLYFYVDWDEHTRADGEALRFHASWNRAVTKGISGEGMGPMEFQDAGTNTSGDDNYVILDARGEGNYVGCNVNIHNQKLSWYWDWPGEGDDMIFVDGETWPPAIHGTGTEDYFSGAFCPTQEYNAPFHGIILPGGVNWASKITYYRYHVLDPVPFGKSIRVTIEHGHANRRSDDWSSTAYWYQRGTGTIRRVPAVAERLPLEDRWTFFRIVANVLLWPIYTIFYAM, from the coding sequence ATGTTGGCGGGAACGCTCGCGATTTTATGGGCGATCGCACCCGATGAGACGGGCGGGGCGCTCGCGCAGGGGGCGCCCGTGTTCGGCAGGGAGGGCGGCCTGGGATCGCTGCCCTATGCGCGCGATTTCGTCCGGAAGAGATTCTCGAGCTACGACCGGAGCGGCGGCAACAGCGACAGCTGGAGGTTCGCCCCGGGCGGGACGAGGACGATCGCGGAAACCCAGGCACCCGGCTGCATACGGCACATCTGGTGCACGATCGGCCCGGCCGGCAGGGACGGGAGGCCGGAGGAACACTATCTCCGGAAGATCCTCGTCCGCATGTACTGGGACGGCGCGGCGAGCCCCGCCGTCGAGGCGCCTATTGGCGATTTTTTCGGGATGGGGCACGGCATCAGCCATAACTTCACGAGCGCGCCCCTGCAGATGAGCCCCGAGAACGGGACCGGCTTCAACTGCTGGTTCCCCATGCCCTTCGCGCGCGGCGCGAAGATCGAGGTGACGAACGAGTGCGACGAGGGCATCAAGCTCTATTTTTACGTGGACTGGGACGAGCACACCCGCGCGGACGGGGAGGCGCTCCGCTTCCACGCGTCGTGGAACCGCGCGGTCACGAAGGGAATATCCGGCGAGGGCATGGGGCCCATGGAGTTCCAGGACGCGGGGACGAACACCTCCGGCGACGATAATTACGTCATCCTTGACGCGCGCGGAGAGGGCAACTATGTGGGCTGCAACGTGAACATCCACAACCAGAAGCTCTCGTGGTACTGGGACTGGCCGGGCGAGGGCGACGACATGATCTTCGTGGACGGCGAGACCTGGCCGCCCGCGATACACGGCACCGGGACCGAGGACTATTTTTCCGGCGCGTTCTGCCCCACGCAGGAATACAACGCCCCGTTCCACGGGATCATCCTTCCCGGCGGCGTCAACTGGGCGTCAAAGATAACCTATTACCGCTACCACGTGCTCGATCCCGTGCCGTTCGGCAAATCGATACGCGTCACGATCGAGCACGGTCACGCGAACCGGCGCTCGGATGACTGGTCGAGCACCGCGTACTGGTACCAGCGGGGGACCGGCACGATCCGGCGCGTGCCCGCGGTCGCGGAGCGCCTTCCGCTCGAGGATCGCTGGACCTTCTTTCGCATCGTCGCGAACGTGCTCCTGTGGCCTATTTATACGATCTTCTACGCGATGTAG
- a CDS encoding phospho-N-acetylmuramoyl-pentapeptide-transferase, whose protein sequence is MFYHLLLPLKEYLSYLRLFKYITFRSALAALTALVIVLIFGRLIIRGLQRLKFGEQIRDLGPESHKSKAGTPTMGGVIILGAVLASILLWGNFSSHYLIILIVSTLLLGALGFADDYIKSIKKNKNGVPARMKLLVQFLVALGAAGAVYLYPSAREHVTDLFVPFMNEAILDMGLMWVVFAMIVIVGFSNAVNLTDGLDGLAIGNMAIVTVVLAIMCYLSGHSRIASYLRIPYIPDSAELTVFLSALIGASLGFLWFNSNPASVFMGDTGALALGGVVGVVGIMIKKEIFLVIVGGVFVVEALSVIIQVASFRLRKKRVFKMAPIHHHFELSGMPEQKVVVCMWILGIVLAILGLSSLKIL, encoded by the coding sequence ATGTTTTATCACTTACTGCTGCCGCTCAAGGAATATCTCTCGTACCTGAGGCTCTTCAAGTACATCACGTTCCGCTCGGCCCTGGCCGCGCTCACTGCGCTCGTGATCGTGCTCATTTTCGGAAGGCTCATCATCCGCGGGCTCCAGCGCCTCAAGTTCGGCGAACAGATCCGCGACCTGGGACCGGAGAGCCACAAGAGCAAGGCGGGCACGCCCACGATGGGGGGCGTCATCATCCTGGGGGCCGTGCTCGCGTCGATCCTCCTGTGGGGGAATTTTTCGAGCCATTACCTGATCATCCTGATCGTGTCCACGCTCCTGCTGGGGGCGCTTGGATTCGCGGACGACTACATCAAGTCCATAAAAAAGAACAAGAACGGCGTCCCCGCGCGCATGAAGCTTCTCGTCCAGTTCCTGGTGGCGTTAGGCGCGGCCGGCGCGGTCTACCTGTACCCCTCCGCCCGCGAGCATGTGACCGACCTCTTCGTCCCCTTCATGAACGAGGCGATCCTGGACATGGGGCTCATGTGGGTTGTGTTCGCGATGATCGTCATCGTGGGCTTCTCGAACGCGGTGAACCTCACCGACGGGCTTGACGGCCTGGCAATCGGCAACATGGCAATCGTGACGGTCGTGCTGGCGATCATGTGCTATCTCTCGGGTCATTCGAGGATCGCCTCGTACCTGCGCATACCCTACATACCGGACAGCGCGGAGCTCACCGTGTTTCTTTCGGCGCTCATCGGGGCGAGCCTTGGGTTCCTCTGGTTCAATTCGAACCCGGCATCGGTCTTCATGGGGGACACGGGGGCGCTGGCCCTGGGCGGCGTCGTGGGCGTCGTGGGCATCATGATAAAGAAGGAAATATTCCTGGTGATCGTGGGCGGCGTGTTCGTGGTCGAGGCGCTCTCGGTGATCATTCAGGTGGCGTCATTCAGGCTCAGGAAAAAGCGCGTCTTCAAGATGGCGCCCATCCATCACCACTTCGAGCTCTCGGGCATGCCCGAGCAGAAGGTGGTGGTGTGCATGTGGATACTCGGAATCGTGCTCGCGATCCTGGGATTAAGCTCGTTGAAGATATTGTAG
- a CDS encoding UDP-N-acetylmuramoyl-L-alanyl-D-glutamate--2,6-diaminopimelate ligase, which translates to MTGKNQIAPVDLDALLERCGGMVLRADCGADRIISSIEYNSSKVQPGSLFAAIQGFQSDGHAYVEDAIGRGAAAVLVSASRATEFARTGGRGVALLLAENTRAGLSRLSAAFCGFPARGLTVIGITGTNGKTSITYMLESICREAGRVPGVIGTVDYRWRGKSVAAPNTTPESKDLQELIRAMAGDGVDTVVMEVSSHALKLNRADDIEPNVAVFTNLTRDHMDFHPDFEDYFEAKKRLFALVQACGKERKAGVVNADDEYGARILSGSGAYTYPVHALSARGEAAYAVEPGSIVNTIEGVRYALARPVKGAEIRLRVPGTFQVYNSLCALGAAHALGLPWDAIVRGLEKVESIPGRFDCVRSGMGFSAIVDYAHTGDALEKLLESARELAAGRLITVFGCGGDRDRTKRPLMGDIASRLSDRVIVTSDNPRTEVPDAIIRDILAGITGKNFEIEPDREKAIREAIFMARPGDLVVIAGKGHEDYQITGTVKRHFDDREIARAFMREREAG; encoded by the coding sequence ATGACAGGGAAAAATCAAATTGCGCCCGTTGACCTGGATGCGCTGCTGGAGCGCTGCGGCGGCATGGTCCTGCGCGCGGACTGCGGCGCGGACCGGATAATTTCTTCCATAGAGTATAATTCCTCGAAGGTGCAGCCGGGCTCCCTCTTCGCCGCCATCCAGGGATTTCAGAGCGACGGCCACGCGTACGTCGAGGACGCTATCGGGCGCGGCGCGGCTGCGGTGCTCGTGTCGGCCTCGCGTGCGACGGAGTTTGCCCGCACGGGGGGACGCGGGGTTGCGCTCCTTCTAGCCGAGAACACGCGGGCGGGATTGTCGCGCCTTTCGGCCGCGTTCTGCGGCTTTCCCGCCCGGGGGCTCACGGTGATCGGGATCACCGGCACAAACGGGAAGACCTCCATCACCTATATGCTCGAATCGATCTGCCGGGAGGCGGGCCGCGTCCCCGGGGTGATCGGCACCGTCGATTACCGGTGGCGCGGGAAATCGGTGGCCGCCCCCAATACCACGCCGGAATCGAAGGACCTCCAGGAGCTTATCCGCGCCATGGCCGGCGACGGTGTGGACACGGTCGTCATGGAAGTTTCGTCGCACGCGCTCAAGCTCAACCGCGCGGACGATATCGAGCCCAATGTCGCGGTGTTCACCAACCTCACACGCGACCATATGGACTTCCACCCCGATTTCGAGGACTACTTCGAAGCGAAGAAGCGGCTTTTCGCGCTCGTGCAGGCGTGCGGCAAGGAGCGGAAGGCGGGCGTGGTGAACGCGGACGACGAGTACGGCGCGCGCATCCTCTCCGGGAGCGGCGCGTATACCTACCCGGTGCACGCGCTGTCGGCGCGGGGGGAGGCGGCGTACGCGGTGGAGCCGGGGAGCATCGTCAACACGATCGAGGGCGTGCGCTACGCGCTCGCCCGCCCGGTGAAGGGGGCGGAAATCCGGCTTCGCGTGCCGGGGACCTTCCAGGTGTACAATTCGCTGTGCGCGCTGGGCGCGGCCCACGCGCTGGGCCTGCCCTGGGACGCGATCGTGCGCGGGCTCGAGAAGGTCGAATCGATCCCCGGGCGCTTCGACTGCGTGCGCTCCGGCATGGGCTTCAGCGCGATCGTCGACTATGCGCACACGGGCGATGCGCTCGAGAAGCTCCTGGAATCGGCGCGCGAGCTGGCGGCGGGGAGGCTCATCACCGTGTTCGGGTGCGGCGGGGATCGCGACAGGACCAAGCGTCCCCTCATGGGCGATATCGCGTCACGGCTTAGCGACCGGGTCATCGTCACGAGCGACAATCCCCGCACCGAGGTGCCGGACGCGATCATCCGCGACATCCTCGCGGGAATCACGGGAAAGAATTTCGAGATCGAGCCGGACCGTGAAAAGGCGATACGGGAAGCGATCTTCATGGCGCGCCCGGGCGACCTGGTCGTGATCGCCGGCAAGGGCCACGAGGACTACCAGATCACGGGTACCGTTAAGCGCCATTTCGACGACCGCGAGATCGCGCGCGCGTTCATGCGCGAGAGGGAGGCGGGATGA
- a CDS encoding UDP-N-acetylmuramoyl-tripeptide--D-alanyl-D-alanine ligase — translation MRVPFESTAGRVAAMCGGRLVQGGADTRISCVSTDSRDPGSGGLFVPLRGERFDGHEYIGALARDHAVNAFMTMRDGDDETARIHGCACIRCEDTLAALGRLAASHRAALSPVVAGITGTNGKTTTKEMLWALLDENESCLKNEKNYNNEIGVPCTLLGLAPRHRHAVIELGMNHAGEIDRLARIVRPDVALITNVGEGHLEFLGSVEGVAQAKAEIMNGMRPGAKIFINADSAYADTLRARAVERELRPVSFGLAAGADIRPDSYSLSTGEIRLTLDGEEYAAPVYGIHNVYNALGALAVARELGVTSARMKAALAGVRNVDMRGQVVQREYTVVNDTYNSNPLSSRSALASIKEIFPGARKVAVLSDMKELGDQAPRYHRETGKAVADNGFALLCTWGELARHIAEGARAAGMGNGAVHHFETKDDLAAFLAENVRGGDVVLVKGSRSMKMEEIAERLLR, via the coding sequence ATGAGGGTCCCGTTCGAATCCACCGCGGGCCGCGTCGCCGCGATGTGCGGCGGAAGGCTCGTGCAGGGCGGTGCGGACACGCGCATATCCTGCGTGAGCACCGATTCCCGCGACCCCGGCTCCGGCGGCCTGTTCGTTCCGCTCAGGGGCGAGCGCTTCGACGGGCATGAGTATATCGGCGCCCTCGCGCGCGACCATGCCGTGAACGCGTTCATGACGATGCGGGACGGGGACGATGAAACCGCGCGCATCCACGGCTGCGCCTGCATCCGCTGCGAAGATACCCTCGCCGCGCTGGGAAGGCTTGCGGCCTCGCACCGCGCGGCGCTTTCCCCGGTCGTCGCGGGGATCACCGGCACTAACGGCAAGACCACCACGAAGGAAATGCTCTGGGCGCTCCTGGACGAGAACGAGAGCTGCCTCAAGAACGAGAAAAACTACAACAACGAGATCGGCGTGCCGTGCACGCTCCTGGGACTTGCCCCCCGGCACCGGCACGCGGTCATCGAGCTCGGGATGAACCACGCCGGCGAGATCGACCGCCTGGCCAGGATCGTGCGGCCCGACGTCGCCCTGATCACCAACGTGGGCGAGGGGCACCTGGAATTCCTGGGTAGCGTGGAGGGCGTCGCGCAGGCCAAGGCCGAGATCATGAACGGGATGCGTCCCGGTGCGAAAATATTCATCAACGCCGATTCCGCGTACGCCGACACCCTGCGCGCACGCGCCGTGGAACGGGAACTTCGCCCCGTGAGCTTCGGGCTCGCCGCGGGCGCGGACATACGGCCGGATTCGTATTCCCTTTCCACGGGCGAGATACGGCTCACGCTGGACGGGGAGGAGTACGCCGCGCCCGTCTACGGGATCCACAACGTGTACAACGCCCTGGGCGCGCTCGCGGTGGCGCGCGAGCTGGGCGTGACGTCTGCCCGGATGAAGGCGGCGCTTGCCGGGGTCCGGAACGTCGACATGCGCGGACAGGTCGTGCAGCGCGAATACACCGTCGTGAACGATACGTATAACTCGAACCCGCTTTCCTCGCGCTCCGCGCTCGCGTCCATAAAGGAAATCTTCCCCGGCGCGCGCAAGGTGGCGGTGCTTTCGGACATGAAGGAGCTCGGGGACCAGGCGCCGCGGTACCACCGGGAGACCGGCAAGGCGGTGGCGGATAACGGGTTCGCCCTTTTGTGCACCTGGGGGGAACTCGCGCGCCATATCGCAGAGGGGGCGCGTGCGGCCGGGATGGGGAACGGCGCCGTGCACCATTTCGAAACGAAAGACGACCTGGCCGCATTCCTGGCAGAAAACGTCCGCGGGGGCGACGTGGTCCTCGTCAAGGGTTCGCGATCGATGAAGATGGAGGAGATAGCGGAGCGCTTGCTCCGTTAA
- a CDS encoding cobalamin-binding protein, with the protein MLFKEIAPGDRIVLGVADSVPPNAVFDRLRRIADRVDREGRLPLKAGTFRPLPSAAPAEKTSASPGTPALAAELASVYQGVLDGDADAVARRIDELLNGGTGAGAILDAMIAAMETIGNLFKEQEVFIPEVLLAARAMNAGLALLEPHLASPGAGGRARAKMLLGTVAGDMHDIGKNMVATMFRGAGFEVMDLGINVTADEFARVADEYKPRILGLSALLTTTMPEMKKVIDALREKGLRDGLKILVGGAPLNEKFARDIGADGYAPNASDAVRTARAMLGAG; encoded by the coding sequence ATGCTATTCAAAGAGATCGCGCCGGGAGACCGGATCGTGCTGGGCGTCGCGGATTCGGTGCCGCCCAACGCGGTGTTCGACCGCCTGCGCCGCATCGCCGACAGGGTCGACCGGGAGGGCAGGCTTCCCCTGAAGGCCGGCACCTTCCGGCCGCTGCCGTCCGCGGCCCCGGCGGAAAAAACGAGCGCCTCCCCCGGAACACCGGCGCTTGCGGCGGAACTTGCCTCCGTCTACCAGGGGGTGCTGGACGGCGACGCGGACGCCGTCGCGCGCCGGATCGATGAATTGTTGAATGGCGGAACCGGCGCGGGCGCGATCCTGGACGCGATGATCGCGGCCATGGAGACGATCGGGAACCTCTTCAAGGAACAGGAGGTGTTCATCCCCGAGGTCCTGCTCGCCGCGCGTGCCATGAACGCGGGACTCGCGCTTCTCGAGCCGCATCTCGCGTCGCCGGGCGCGGGCGGTCGCGCGCGCGCGAAGATGCTCCTGGGCACGGTCGCCGGGGACATGCACGACATAGGCAAGAACATGGTCGCCACGATGTTCCGCGGGGCCGGCTTCGAGGTGATGGACCTGGGAATCAACGTTACTGCCGACGAGTTCGCGCGCGTGGCGGATGAATACAAGCCGCGGATACTGGGTCTCTCGGCGCTCCTGACGACAACGATGCCCGAGATGAAAAAGGTGATCGATGCGCTCCGGGAAAAGGGCCTGCGGGACGGGCTGAAGATACTCGTGGGGGGCGCGCCCCTGAACGAGAAGTTCGCGCGCGACATAGGCGCGGACGGCTACGCCCCCAACGCATCCGACGCGGTGCGTACGGCGCGCGCGATGCTGGGTGCGGGGTAG
- the rsmH gene encoding 16S rRNA (cytosine(1402)-N(4))-methyltransferase RsmH, translating into MRHNEDISREDFAHRPVMLDEVLEFARGASGGDMLVDCTVGEGGHSQALLENFPGIALTGFERDAQILEVARPRLEPLGSVTLINDNFAHVSSHLEGARGRVRLFLYDFGISSYHFDRSGRGFSFRDDEPLDMRLDDSCERDAAQLVNTLPEKELTEIIQVYGEERWARRIARAIIRERNSKLIRTSKELAQIVVGAIPARYRVKNIHPATRVFQALRIVVNDELEAIRTTLGEAVSLLAPGGRIIAISFHSLEDRIVKTEFRRMARGCVCGNEPPRCACTVAPMISILTKRPLVPGEAETAENKRARSAKMRVCEKLPHPGA; encoded by the coding sequence ATGCGACATAACGAGGACATCTCCCGCGAGGATTTCGCCCATCGGCCGGTGATGCTGGACGAGGTGCTCGAGTTCGCGCGCGGGGCCTCCGGCGGCGACATGCTCGTCGACTGCACGGTGGGCGAGGGCGGGCATTCCCAGGCGCTCCTTGAAAACTTTCCCGGTATCGCCCTCACCGGTTTCGAGCGCGATGCGCAGATACTCGAGGTCGCGCGTCCAAGGCTGGAGCCCCTGGGTTCTGTGACGCTTATCAACGACAATTTCGCGCACGTATCGAGCCACCTGGAGGGCGCACGGGGGCGGGTGCGGCTCTTCCTGTATGATTTCGGCATATCGTCGTACCATTTCGACCGCAGCGGCAGGGGATTCAGCTTCCGCGACGACGAGCCGCTCGACATGCGGCTGGACGACTCCTGCGAACGCGACGCGGCACAGCTCGTGAATACCCTCCCGGAAAAAGAATTGACAGAAATCATCCAGGTGTATGGTGAGGAGCGCTGGGCCCGGCGCATCGCGAGGGCGATCATCCGGGAGCGCAACAGCAAGCTCATCCGCACCAGCAAAGAGCTCGCGCAGATCGTCGTGGGGGCCATTCCGGCGCGCTACCGGGTGAAGAACATTCACCCGGCGACCCGCGTGTTCCAGGCCCTGCGCATTGTCGTGAACGACGAGCTCGAAGCGATCCGCACCACCCTGGGCGAGGCCGTAAGCCTCCTGGCCCCCGGCGGGCGGATAATCGCCATCTCCTTCCATTCGCTCGAGGACCGTATCGTCAAGACCGAGTTCCGGCGCATGGCCCGGGGGTGCGTGTGCGGCAACGAGCCGCCGCGCTGCGCATGCACCGTGGCCCCCATGATATCGATCCTGACCAAAAGGCCGCTGGTTCCGGGCGAAGCGGAGACGGCGGAGAACAAGCGCGCGCGCAGCGCGAAAATGAGGGTGTGCGAGAAATTGCCGCATCCGGGGGCGTAG
- the tkt gene encoding transketolase produces the protein MRLENTELALIARTIRTLAMDAVEEAQSGHPGMPMGCADIAAVLWTEFLAYRPHDLSWLNRDRFVLSAGHGSMLLYAMLHLAGCGMSIEDLKNFRRLGSRTPGHPERGKTPGVEATTGPLGQGFANGVGMAIARELLLNEFPELEGILDHRVFALVSDGDIMEGVSAEAASLAGHLGLGSLVYIYDANGISIEGSTALALGENVRSRFEAYGWHVEEADGHDYADIARALAAAVAEKTRPSLVITATRIAKGAAAMEGDARTHGAPLGPDEVAATKHAMGLDPAGRFFVPKEVYKLFRRRDAELRETYDEWDARFARFTTGPVGERWKSYTILPDAQALRAGLPALDDTRPIPTREASGRVLERLFGLVPNLVGGSADLGTSVKAYAKGYGESGRNRIGRNIHFGVREHAMAAIQNGIACYGMHIPYSSTFFIFMDYMRPSMRLAALQGLRTIYLFSHDSLFLGEDGPTHQPVEHLAAARAIPNLHVVRPADPRETAEAWIHALHRASGPTMIVLTRQGVPTIADGTRAQFLHRGAYILKEPDRGPDVLLLASGSEVSLALAAADLLAGRGVAARVVSFPCWELFDAQGEHYKKEVLKPGIPRVVIEAGSRMGWERFAGTDALYFTMDGFGESAPERALRERFGFTAENIAERIHSYVRTRQREGVP, from the coding sequence ATGCGCCTTGAAAATACCGAGCTCGCGCTCATCGCCCGCACGATACGGACGCTCGCCATGGATGCCGTCGAGGAGGCCCAATCCGGGCATCCCGGCATGCCCATGGGATGCGCCGATATAGCCGCGGTTTTATGGACGGAATTTCTCGCGTATCGACCCCATGACCTCTCCTGGCTCAACCGTGACCGGTTCGTGCTCTCCGCGGGTCACGGATCCATGCTCCTGTACGCAATGCTGCACCTCGCGGGCTGCGGAATGAGTATCGAAGATCTGAAAAACTTCCGGCGCTTGGGGAGCAGGACGCCCGGCCACCCGGAGCGAGGAAAAACGCCGGGGGTGGAGGCTACCACCGGGCCGCTCGGGCAGGGTTTCGCGAACGGTGTGGGCATGGCGATCGCGCGGGAGCTGCTCCTGAACGAGTTCCCGGAACTGGAGGGGATACTGGACCACCGGGTGTTCGCCCTCGTGAGCGACGGGGACATCATGGAAGGCGTGAGCGCCGAGGCGGCCTCGCTCGCCGGGCACCTGGGGCTGGGGAGCCTTGTCTACATCTACGACGCCAACGGCATTTCAATAGAAGGAAGCACCGCGCTCGCCCTGGGCGAGAACGTGCGCAGTCGATTCGAGGCGTACGGGTGGCACGTCGAGGAGGCGGACGGGCACGATTACGCGGACATTGCGCGCGCGCTGGCCGCCGCCGTCGCGGAGAAAACCCGGCCCTCGCTCGTCATCACCGCGACCAGGATCGCGAAGGGCGCAGCCGCCATGGAAGGCGATGCCCGCACGCACGGCGCGCCGCTGGGCCCGGACGAGGTGGCAGCCACGAAGCACGCGATGGGACTTGATCCCGCCGGGCGCTTTTTCGTCCCCAAAGAGGTCTACAAGCTTTTCCGCCGCAGGGACGCCGAGCTTCGCGAAACGTACGATGAGTGGGACGCCCGCTTCGCACGGTTCACCACCGGTCCCGTGGGGGAACGCTGGAAAAGCTATACCATTCTCCCGGACGCGCAGGCCCTGCGTGCCGGCCTTCCCGCGTTGGACGACACGCGCCCCATCCCCACCAGGGAGGCGAGCGGCAGGGTCCTGGAGCGATTGTTCGGGCTCGTCCCGAACCTCGTGGGGGGATCAGCGGACCTGGGGACGAGCGTGAAGGCGTATGCGAAGGGGTACGGGGAATCGGGCAGGAACAGGATCGGGCGCAATATTCACTTTGGCGTCCGGGAACACGCCATGGCGGCCATCCAGAACGGGATCGCCTGTTACGGGATGCACATCCCCTACTCCTCCACGTTCTTCATCTTCATGGATTACATGCGCCCGTCCATGAGGCTCGCGGCGCTGCAGGGTCTCCGGACGATATACCTCTTCTCGCACGACTCGCTGTTTCTCGGGGAGGACGGACCCACCCACCAGCCCGTGGAGCATCTCGCCGCGGCACGCGCGATCCCGAACCTTCACGTCGTGCGTCCCGCCGACCCGCGCGAAACCGCCGAGGCGTGGATACACGCCCTTCACCGCGCCTCCGGGCCCACGATGATCGTCCTCACGCGCCAGGGCGTGCCGACTATCGCGGATGGGACGCGGGCGCAATTCCTGCACCGGGGGGCATATATTTTAAAGGAGCCCGACCGGGGGCCGGACGTATTGCTTCTCGCCTCCGGTTCGGAGGTTTCCCTGGCCCTCGCGGCCGCGGACCTGCTTGCGGGAAGGGGTGTGGCCGCGCGGGTCGTCTCGTTCCCCTGCTGGGAGCTTTTTGACGCGCAGGGGGAGCATTACAAAAAGGAGGTGCTCAAGCCCGGGATCCCCCGCGTGGTGATCGAGGCCGGTTCACGCATGGGCTGGGAGCGCTTTGCGGGGACCGATGCGCTCTATTTCACCATGGACGGGTTCGGGGAATCCGCGCCCGAGCGCGCGCTCCGGGAGCGTTTCGGATTTACCGCGGAGAATATCGCAGAGCGGATACATAGTTATGTACGCACCAGGCAGCGGGAGGGGGTCCCTTGA